One window from the genome of Anopheles merus strain MAF chromosome 3R, AmerM5.1, whole genome shotgun sequence encodes:
- the LOC121595513 gene encoding unconventional myosin-VIIa-like isoform X4, producing MTSRDTGAPRRYLVPRDSGEWVWIQPKQKHEFELPYAGRVLRTHEGRTLVANDDGEEFWVKDAEIIKPMHVTSQKTVHDMITLGDLQEYAILRNLIVRYRQKQIYTYTGSMLVAINPYEILPIYTYAEINLYRDRKLGELPPHIFAIGDSAYQEMKREQRDQCIVISGESGAGKTESTKLILQYLAATSGKHSWIEQQIIESNPILEAFGNAKTMRNDNSSRFGKYIDVHFTAEGAIGGARIEQYLLEKSRIVRQNRGERNYHIFYSMLAGLSKDERRALDLEDAPKAYAYLTSGQTLLCEGRNDAKEFADVRSAMTVLAFDDEEIRSILRLLAAILHMGNVKYKATVVQNIDAVEISDTVNVGRVAVLLGVSKAQLLSALTRRTILAHGERVVSQLSKDQALEARDAFVKAIYGKLFITIVDKINRAIYKPSGRGKLSIGVLDIFGFEQFEVNSFEQLCINYANENLQQFFVKHIFKMEQAEYAREGINWTTIDFIDNQEILDMIGMKSLNLMSLIDEETRFPKGTDLTMLSKLHTTHGTKSVYVKPKYDKDAAFGIQHFAGVVFYRVDGFLEKNRDSFSADLKELVTKSTNDYLVALFGTDDSLDTTKRSITLSLQFRNSLDSLMRTLSSCHPYFIRCIKPNDIKRPKIIDKALCVRQLRYSGMMETAKIRKAGYAVRHTYREFVQRYRHLVPGIGPAHKVDCVQAAKDICAKVLVTIPDDYQFGMTKVFLKESHDYLLESERSRVYLHYVVLIQRALRKVLFWRYLRRYRQAAITIQKHWRARGYRAEYLIMRNGYRRLQSVIKSRTQTYAFGRLREAIVQLQAQCRGYLTRRNLRDRITYRARRMHEIIALQRTEELQFRKSGNARWQEDAEHNYWLRVDELNKEMAEPPPPPPAPPTMVVVQPQPSINVEEDNKIVDDVFGFLEGTTSPEPVPKRKPSLAVSKMRQYFEEKSRNKKIIPTKLLSRPVNYYESSRL from the exons ATGACGAGCCGCGATACAGGTGCCCCTCGGCGTTACCTCGTCCCTCGTGATAGT GGCGAATGGGTCTGGATTCAGCCCAAGCAGAAGCATGAGTTCGAGCTGCCGTACGCGGGCCGCGTGCTTCGTACGCACGAGGGCCGCACGCTGGTGGCGAACGACGATGGGGAAGAGTTCTGGGTGAAGGACGCCGAG ATAATCAAACCGATGCACGTGACGTCACAGAAGACCGTGCACGACATGATAACGCTCGGCGACCTCCAGGAGTACGCCATACTGCGTAATCTCATCGTTCGCTACCGGCAGAAGCAGATTTAT ACGTACACGGGCAGCATGCTGGTTGCGATAAACCCGTACGAGATACTGCCGATCTATACCTACGCCGAGATCAATCTGTATCGCGACCGTAAGCTGGGCGAGTTGCCACCGCACATCTTCGCGATCGGGGACAGTGCGTACCAGGAGATGAAGCGCGAGCAGCGCGATCAGTGCATCGTGATCAGTGGCGAGTCGGGCGCTGGGAAGACGGAAAGCACCAAGCTGATCCTGCAGTATCTGGCCGCCACGAGCGGGAAGCATTCGTGGATCGAGCAGCAGATCATCGAGTCGAACCCGATCCTGGAAGCGTTCGGGAATGCGAAAACGATGCGCAACGATAATTCGTCCCGGTTTGGCAAGTACATCGATGTGCACTTTACGGCGGAGGGCGCGATTGGAGGGGCTCGGATTGAGCAGTACCTGTTGGAGAAGTCACGCATTGTGCGGCAGAATAGGGGCGAGCGGAACTATCACATCTTTTACTCGATGCTGGCGGGGCTGTCGAAGGATGAACGGAGGGCGCTCGATTTGGAGGATGCGCCGAAGGCGTACGCTTATCTTACCAGTGGGCAGACGTTGCTTTGTGAGGGCCGGAACGATGCGAAAGAGTTTGCCGATGTGCGGTCGGCGATGACGGTGCTGGCGTTCGATGATGAGGAGATTCGGTCGATACTGCGCCTGCTGGCGGCCATCCTGCACATGGGCAACGTGAAGTATAAGGCGACGGTGGTGCAGAACATTGATGCGGTGGAGATTAGTGATACGGTGAATGTGGGCCGGGTGGCGGTGCTGCTCGGTGTGTCCAAGGCGCAGCTGCTGAGTGCACTGACGCGCCGGACGATCCTGGCACATGGAGAGCGGGTAGTGTCGCAGCTTTCGAAGGATCAGGCACTGGAGGCGAGGGATGCGTTTGTGAAGGCGATCTACGGGAAGCTGTTCATCACGATCGTGGACAAGATCAACCGGGCGATCTACAAGCCGTCGGGCAGGGGTAAGCTGTCGATCGGTGTGCTGGACATCTTCGGGTTCGAGCAGTTCGAGGTGAACAGCTTCGAGCAGCTGTGCATCAACTATGCGAACGAGAACTTGCAGCAGTTCTTCGTGAAGCACATCTTCAAG ATGGAGCAAGCGGAGTACGCACGGGAAGGCATCAACTGGACCACGATCGACTTTATCGACAATCAGGAAATTCTGGACATGATCGGCATGAAGTCGCTCAACCTTATGTCGCTGATCGACGAAGAGACGCGCTTCCCGAAGGGCACCGATCTGACCATGCTCTCGAAGCTACACACAACGCACGGCACGAAATCGGTCTACGTGAAACCGAAGTATGATAAGGACGCAGCGTTCGGCATACAGCACTTTGCGGGCGTCGTGTTCTACCGGGTGGATGGTTTTCTGGAGAAAAATCGCGACTCGTTCAGTGCCGACCTGAAGGAGCTGGTAACGAAGAGCACCAACGACTATCTGGTGGCACTGTTCGGGACGGATGACTCGCTGGACACGACCAAGCGGTCGATTACGCTGTCGCTGCAGTTCAGGAATTCGCTTGACTCGCTGATGCGTACGCTTTCCTCCTGCCATCCGTACTTCATCCGCTGCATCAAGCCGAACGATATAAAGAGACCAAAG aTCATCGATAAGGCACTGTGTGTACGACAGCTTCGCTATTCGGGCATGATGGAAACGGCAAAGATAAGAAAGGCTGGATACGCCGTCCGACACACGTACCGTGAGTTTGTGCAGCGGTATCGTCACCTCGTGCCTGGCATTGGTCCCGCCCACAAGGTGGACTGTGTGCAGGCGGCGAAGGATATCTGCGCCAAGGTGCTCGTCACCATACCGGACGACTATCAGTTCGGCATGACGAAGGTGTTCCTGAAGGAAAGTCACGACTATCTGCTCGAATCGGAACGATCGCGTGTGTATCTACACTACGTAGTGCTGATTCAACGCGCCCTGCGCAAGGTCCTATTCTGGAGGTATTTGCGCCGCTACCGCCAGGCAGCGATCACGATCCAGAAGCACTGGCGAGCCCGTGGCTACCGTGCGGAGTACTTGATCATGCGCAACGGCTACCGGCGACTACAATCGGTCATCAAATCGCGCACCCAAACGTACGCCTTCGGACGGCTGCGGGAAGCGATCGTACAACTACAGGCCCAGTGCCGTGGGTATCTAACGCGCCGCAATCTACGCGATCGTATCACCTACCGAGCGCGGCGCATGCACGAAATCATTGCGCTGCAGCGCACCGAGGAGCTACAGTTCCGCAAGTCGGGCAATGCGCGCTGGCAGGAGGACGCCGAACACAACTACTGGCTGCGGGTGGATGAGCTTAACAAGGAGATGGCGgagccgccgccaccaccaccagcaccgcccactatggtggtggtgcagccGCAGCCGAGCATTAACGTGGAGGAGGACAACAAGATCGTGGACGACGTGTTCGGGTTTCTGGAAGGTACTACGAGCCCCGAGCCGGTACCGAAGCGGAAACCATCGCTAGCCGTAAGCAAAATGCGCCAGTATTTCGAAGAGAAGAGTCGCAACAAAAAGATCATCCCCACGAAGCTTCTGTCCCGTCCGGTTAACTATTACGAATCATCTAGGCTATAA
- the LOC121595513 gene encoding myosin-VIIa-like isoform X3 has protein sequence MRRDMGEWVWIQPKQKHEFELPYAGRVLRTHEGRTLVANDDGEEFWVKDAEIIKPMHVTSQKTVHDMITLGDLQEYAILRNLIVRYRQKQIYTYTGSMLVAINPYEILPIYTYAEINLYRDRKLGELPPHIFAIGDSAYQEMKREQRDQCIVISGESGAGKTESTKLILQYLAATSGKHSWIEQQIIESNPILEAFGNAKTMRNDNSSRFGKYIDVHFTAEGAIGGARIEQYLLEKSRIVRQNRGERNYHIFYSMLAGLSKDERRALDLEDAPKAYAYLTSGQTLLCEGRNDAKEFADVRSAMTVLAFDDEEIRSILRLLAAILHMGNVKYKATVVQNIDAVEISDTVNVGRVAVLLGVSKAQLLSALTRRTILAHGERVVSQLSKDQALEARDAFVKAIYGKLFITIVDKINRAIYKPSGRGKLSIGVLDIFGFEQFEVNSFEQLCINYANENLQQFFVKHIFKMEQAEYAREGINWTTIDFIDNQEILDMIGMKSLNLMSLIDEETRFPKGTDLTMLSKLHTTHGTKSVYVKPKYDKDAAFGIQHFAGVVFYRVDGFLEKNRDSFSADLKELVTKSTNDYLVALFGTDDSLDTTKRSITLSLQFRNSLDSLMRTLSSCHPYFIRCIKPNDIKRPKIIDKALCVRQLRYSGMMETAKIRKAGYAVRHTYREFVQRYRHLVPGIGPAHKVDCVQAAKDICAKVLVTIPDDYQFGMTKVFLKESHDYLLESERSRVYLHYVVLIQRALRKVLFWRYLRRYRQAAITIQKHWRARGYRAEYLIMRNGYRRLQSVIKSRTQTYAFGRLREAIVQLQAQCRGYLTRRNLRDRITYRARRMHEIIALQRTEELQFRKSGNARWQEDAEHNYWLRVDELNKEMAEPPPPPPAPPTMVVVQPQPSINVEEDNKIVDDVFGFLEGTTSPEPVPKRKPSLAGADQPEGTDQQQQQQTVSYREDLSDYNFSKFAATYFANNASYQFSKRKLKSSLLDLYSTADVISAQALWITILRFMGDMADAKYEDESDDSKLKPVMQRVTVTLGRNFAKTKDFQAFQETLSEHDRKMIHRTLKKKSKIPAELKSIVENTEEITDYQEFLNSRSNNLDKLHFIIGHGILNKNLRDEIYCQICKQLTNNPTATSHAKGWILLSLCVGCFPPSERFEKYLRSFIRDGPELYAPYCELRLDRTLKNGTRRQPPSLLELQATKTKRPISVGVILMDGSKRTLETDSATTAGELCEKVSELVGLKDCFGFSIFITMQDKVLSLQSGREFLMDAISNCEQYAKEQGQSERAADWKIFFRKELFAPWHDPAIDPIATELIYAQIVRGLNLGELVSNSDKDLAMLAALQYYAEYGSEISTKTLQERLKDFLPKSVLRAETTPRWMQMIESAFKKSRCVKEFLQRGVAKEDIVLFAKITWGMMFSRFFEAVQCSGPSLAAASVIIAVNWSGVYFVDEQEQVLVELSYPEVVHISCEEDGETEVGTLYIGTIQGEEFSFKTFDAKVVAELVNFLLDGLKKRSIYAIVVQSYKSDTTDDTVLTLLKGDLITLGQGFTGESLMAEEATWGYGESNGKSGYFPTESIYILPTILPPSGVVLNFYKKENAIKSKKHAGPIYNTIQRKKMHTLQQFASNHFRAPIAIVSSSTSITSVRRTTVEELWKHTRDPMKAPLLERLQNDRAKCDTAVMIFTLILKYMGDLPKSREPIDVAKIFTPAMSDDLLRDEVYCQMMRQLTENKIQISEERGWDLLWLATGVMLPSQPLQKELFLFLRTRKHPIAIDCLQRLQKTIKLGARKYPPYIVEVEAIRYRTVEIYHKVYFPDDTDEAFQIESCTKTKDLIQTITRRLELKSCEGFSLFIKVMDKVLSVPEDYFVFDFIYELLEWLRETHPSRTNDNRIQCEYQLFFMKKLWLAVVPGRDRNADEIFHFHQEVPKVLQGYYQLTKEQVVDLAAYIFWAQYEVSDLALLSKSFHDFLPVLIAKDAERLQKLDHWKRDIVAKIDSVKGITVSEAKLAFLKIMQQFPMFGSTFFVVNQATDQNLPAMLLIAINRTGFHLIDPHTKEVLQSYSYTELNFWSSGNTYFHVKFGSLMGSTKLLLETKQGYKMDELLASYIRHFKAQAQRN, from the exons ATGCGGCGCGATATG GGCGAATGGGTCTGGATTCAGCCCAAGCAGAAGCATGAGTTCGAGCTGCCGTACGCGGGCCGCGTGCTTCGTACGCACGAGGGCCGCACGCTGGTGGCGAACGACGATGGGGAAGAGTTCTGGGTGAAGGACGCCGAG ATAATCAAACCGATGCACGTGACGTCACAGAAGACCGTGCACGACATGATAACGCTCGGCGACCTCCAGGAGTACGCCATACTGCGTAATCTCATCGTTCGCTACCGGCAGAAGCAGATTTAT ACGTACACGGGCAGCATGCTGGTTGCGATAAACCCGTACGAGATACTGCCGATCTATACCTACGCCGAGATCAATCTGTATCGCGACCGTAAGCTGGGCGAGTTGCCACCGCACATCTTCGCGATCGGGGACAGTGCGTACCAGGAGATGAAGCGCGAGCAGCGCGATCAGTGCATCGTGATCAGTGGCGAGTCGGGCGCTGGGAAGACGGAAAGCACCAAGCTGATCCTGCAGTATCTGGCCGCCACGAGCGGGAAGCATTCGTGGATCGAGCAGCAGATCATCGAGTCGAACCCGATCCTGGAAGCGTTCGGGAATGCGAAAACGATGCGCAACGATAATTCGTCCCGGTTTGGCAAGTACATCGATGTGCACTTTACGGCGGAGGGCGCGATTGGAGGGGCTCGGATTGAGCAGTACCTGTTGGAGAAGTCACGCATTGTGCGGCAGAATAGGGGCGAGCGGAACTATCACATCTTTTACTCGATGCTGGCGGGGCTGTCGAAGGATGAACGGAGGGCGCTCGATTTGGAGGATGCGCCGAAGGCGTACGCTTATCTTACCAGTGGGCAGACGTTGCTTTGTGAGGGCCGGAACGATGCGAAAGAGTTTGCCGATGTGCGGTCGGCGATGACGGTGCTGGCGTTCGATGATGAGGAGATTCGGTCGATACTGCGCCTGCTGGCGGCCATCCTGCACATGGGCAACGTGAAGTATAAGGCGACGGTGGTGCAGAACATTGATGCGGTGGAGATTAGTGATACGGTGAATGTGGGCCGGGTGGCGGTGCTGCTCGGTGTGTCCAAGGCGCAGCTGCTGAGTGCACTGACGCGCCGGACGATCCTGGCACATGGAGAGCGGGTAGTGTCGCAGCTTTCGAAGGATCAGGCACTGGAGGCGAGGGATGCGTTTGTGAAGGCGATCTACGGGAAGCTGTTCATCACGATCGTGGACAAGATCAACCGGGCGATCTACAAGCCGTCGGGCAGGGGTAAGCTGTCGATCGGTGTGCTGGACATCTTCGGGTTCGAGCAGTTCGAGGTGAACAGCTTCGAGCAGCTGTGCATCAACTATGCGAACGAGAACTTGCAGCAGTTCTTCGTGAAGCACATCTTCAAG ATGGAGCAAGCGGAGTACGCACGGGAAGGCATCAACTGGACCACGATCGACTTTATCGACAATCAGGAAATTCTGGACATGATCGGCATGAAGTCGCTCAACCTTATGTCGCTGATCGACGAAGAGACGCGCTTCCCGAAGGGCACCGATCTGACCATGCTCTCGAAGCTACACACAACGCACGGCACGAAATCGGTCTACGTGAAACCGAAGTATGATAAGGACGCAGCGTTCGGCATACAGCACTTTGCGGGCGTCGTGTTCTACCGGGTGGATGGTTTTCTGGAGAAAAATCGCGACTCGTTCAGTGCCGACCTGAAGGAGCTGGTAACGAAGAGCACCAACGACTATCTGGTGGCACTGTTCGGGACGGATGACTCGCTGGACACGACCAAGCGGTCGATTACGCTGTCGCTGCAGTTCAGGAATTCGCTTGACTCGCTGATGCGTACGCTTTCCTCCTGCCATCCGTACTTCATCCGCTGCATCAAGCCGAACGATATAAAGAGACCAAAG aTCATCGATAAGGCACTGTGTGTACGACAGCTTCGCTATTCGGGCATGATGGAAACGGCAAAGATAAGAAAGGCTGGATACGCCGTCCGACACACGTACCGTGAGTTTGTGCAGCGGTATCGTCACCTCGTGCCTGGCATTGGTCCCGCCCACAAGGTGGACTGTGTGCAGGCGGCGAAGGATATCTGCGCCAAGGTGCTCGTCACCATACCGGACGACTATCAGTTCGGCATGACGAAGGTGTTCCTGAAGGAAAGTCACGACTATCTGCTCGAATCGGAACGATCGCGTGTGTATCTACACTACGTAGTGCTGATTCAACGCGCCCTGCGCAAGGTCCTATTCTGGAGGTATTTGCGCCGCTACCGCCAGGCAGCGATCACGATCCAGAAGCACTGGCGAGCCCGTGGCTACCGTGCGGAGTACTTGATCATGCGCAACGGCTACCGGCGACTACAATCGGTCATCAAATCGCGCACCCAAACGTACGCCTTCGGACGGCTGCGGGAAGCGATCGTACAACTACAGGCCCAGTGCCGTGGGTATCTAACGCGCCGCAATCTACGCGATCGTATCACCTACCGAGCGCGGCGCATGCACGAAATCATTGCGCTGCAGCGCACCGAGGAGCTACAGTTCCGCAAGTCGGGCAATGCGCGCTGGCAGGAGGACGCCGAACACAACTACTGGCTGCGGGTGGATGAGCTTAACAAGGAGATGGCGgagccgccgccaccaccaccagcaccgcccactatggtggtggtgcagccGCAGCCGAGCATTAACGTGGAGGAGGACAACAAGATCGTGGACGACGTGTTCGGGTTTCTGGAAGGTACTACGAGCCCCGAGCCGGTACCGAAGCGGAAACCATCGCTAGCC GGTGCTGACCAGCCAGAAGGAAcggatcagcagcagcaacaacaaacggtTTCTTATCGGGAGGATTTATCCGACTACAACTTTTCCAAATTTGCGGCCACCTACTTTGCGAACAATGCGTCTTATCAGTTCAGCAAGCGCAAGCTTAAATCCTCCCTGCTCGATCTGTACAGCACGGCCGATGTGATATCCGCCCAG GCTCTTTGGATCACGATTCTACGCTTTATGGGTGATATGGCGGACGCGAAGTACGAAGATGAAAGTGACGACTCCAAGCTGAAACCTGTGATGCAGCGTGTAACCGTCACGTTGGGGCGCAATTTTGCCAAGACGAAGGACTTCCAGGCATTCCAGGAAACGCTGTCCGAGCACGATCGTAAGATGATCCACCGGACGTTGAAGAAGAAGTCCAAAATCCCCGCCGAGCTGAAGTCGATCGTGGAGAACACGGAGGAAATTACGGACTATCAGGAGTTTCTGAACAGTCGCAGCAACAATCTGGACAAGCTGCACTTTATCATTGGGCATGGCATTTTGAACAAGAACTTGCGTGATGAGATTTACTGTCAGATCTGTAAGCAGCTTACCAACAACCCAACGGCCACTTCGCATGCAAAGGGATGGATCTTGCTCTCGCTGTGTGTGGGTTGTTTCCCACCGTCGGAACGGTTTGAGAAGTATCTGCGATCGTTCATAAGGGACGGTCCCGAGTTGTATGCCCCATACTGCGAGCTACGGCTTGATCGTACCCTGAAGAATGGTACACGCCGACAACCTCCATCCCTGCTGGAGCTACAGGCAACTAAAACGAAACGACCGATCAGTGTCGGTGTGATCCTGATGGATGGTAGCAAACGTACGCTGGAGACCGACTCTGCCACAACGGCCGGTGAGCTGTGCGAGAAGGTGAGCGAGCTGGTGGGATTGAAAGATTGCTTCGGCTTTTCGATCTTCATCACAATGCAGGACAAGGTGCTGTCGCTGCAGAGCGGTCGTGAGTTCTTGATGGACGCGATCTCCAACTGTGAACAGTACGCGAAAGAGCAGGGGCAGAGTGAGCGAGCGGCTGATTGGAAGATCTTCTTCCGTAAGGAACTGTTCGCCCCGTGGCACGATCCTGCCATTGATCCCATTGCAACGGAGCTGATATATGCGCAGATTGTGCGTGGCTTGAATTTGGGAGAGCTTGTCAGCAATTCGGACAAGGATTTGGCGATGCTTGCCGCGCTGCAGTACTACGCAGAGTATGGAAGTGAGATAAGCACGAAAACACTGCAGGAGAGACTGAAGGATTTCCTGCCGAAAAGTGTCCTGAGAGCGGAGACGACTCCACGCTGGATGCAGATGATCGAGAGTGCGTTCAAGAAGAGTCGATGCGTGAAGGAGTTCCTACAGCGCGGTGTTGCCAAGGAGGACATTGTGCTGTTTGCGAAGATAACATGGGGTATGATGTTTTCGCGCTTCTTCGAGGCGGTTCAGTGCAGTGGTCCATCACTAGCCGCGGCAAGCGTAATCATTGCGGTGAACTGGTCCGGGGTATACTTTGTGGATGAACAGGAGCAGGTGCTTGTGGAGCTGTCCTATCCGGAGGTGGTGCACATTAGCTGTGAGGAAGATGGGGAGACGGAAGTAGGCACATTGTATATTGGGACGATTCAGGGCGAGGAGTTTAGCTTCAAAACGTTCGACGCGAAGGTAGTGGCGGAGTTGGTGAACTTCCTGCTGGATGGGTTGAAGAAGCGCAGCATCTACGCGATCGTGGTGCAGTCGTACAAATCGGACACAACGGACGATACGGTGCTGACGCTGCTGAAGGGTGATCTGATAACGCTCGGGCAAGGGTTCACCGGTGAGTCGTTGATGGCTGAGGAGGCTACTTGGGGGTATGGTGAGAGCAATGGCAAGTCGGGCTACTTCCCAACGGAATCGATCTACATTCTACCAACGATCTTGCCTCCTTCGGGTGTTGTGCTGAACTTCTACAAG AAAGAGAATGCGATAAAGAGCAAGAAACATGCTGGACCGATCTACAACACCATTCAGAGGAAGAAGATGCACACTTTGCAGCAGTTTGCATCGAATCACTTCCGAGCCCCGATTGC GATTGTGTCCTCTTCAACAAGCATCACTAGTGTGCGCAGGACGACAGTTGAAGAGCTCTGGAAGCACACGAGGGATCCAATGAAGGCGCCACTGCTTGAACGTCTTCAAAACGATCGTGCCAAGTGCGATACTGCTGTGATGATTTTCACCCTGATTTTGAAG TACATGGGCGACCTGCCGAAAAGCCGTGAACCGATCGATGTCGCCAAAATATTCACCCCAGCAATGTCCGACGACCTGCTTCGTGATGAAGTTTACTGTCAAATGATGCGCCAGCTGACCGAAAACAAGATCCAAATCAGTGAAGAACGTGGCTGGGATCTGCTGTGGCTTGCGACGGGTGTAATGCTCCCGAGCCAACCGCTCCAGAAGGAACTGTTTCTGTTCCTGCGCACCCGCAAGCATCCGATCGCGATCGATTGTTTGCAGCGGCTGCAGAAAACGATCAAGCTGGGCGCTCGGAAGTATCCGCCGTACATTGTCGAGGTGGAAGCGATACGCTACCGTACGGTGGAGATCTACCACAAGGTTTACTTCCCGGACGATACGGACGAAGCGTTCCAGATCGAGTCGTGCACCAAGACGAAGGATTTGATACAGACCATTACTCGGCGGTTAGAGCTAAAGTCGTGCGAAGGGTTCAGTCTGTTCATCAAGGTGATGGACAAGGTACTGTCCGTGCCGGAGGATTACTTTGTGTTTGATTTCATCTACGAACTGTTGGAGTGGTTGCGCGAGACCCACCCATCGCGTACGAACGACAACCGCATCCAGTGTGAGTATCAGCTGTTCTTCATGAAGAAACTGTGGCTCGCCGTAGTGCCGGGGCGTGATCGCAATGCGGACGAGATATTCCACTTCCACCAGGAGGTGCCGAAGGTGCTGCAAGGCTACTATCAACTCACCAAGGAGCAGGTGGTGGATCTGGCAGCGTACATCTTCTGGGCACAGTATGAAGTGTCCGATCTGGCATTGCTTAGCAAGAGCTTCCACGACTTCCTGCCCGTACTGATAGCGAAGGATGCGGAACGGCTGCAGAAGCTAGATCACTGGAAGCGTGATATCGTTGCGAAGATTGACTCGGTCAAGGGAATCACCGTGAGCGAAGCGAAGCTAGCCTTCTTGAAGATCATGCAACAATTCCCAATGTTTGGCTCAACGTTCTTCGTGGTAAACCAAGCGACTGATCAGAACCTACCAGCGATGCTGCTGATAGCGATCAATCGCACCGGCTTCCATCTGATCGATCCACACACAAAGGAGGTGCTGCAGAGCTACAGCTACACCGAGCTAAACTTCTGGAGCTCGGGCAATACGTACTTCCACGTGAAGTTTGGCAGCTTGATGGGATCGACCAAGCTGCTGCTAGAAACGAAGCAAGGGTACAAGATGGATGAACTGCTGGCGTCCTACATACGCCACTTTAAAGCGCAAGCTCAACGAAACTAG